From Deinococcus aquaticus, one genomic window encodes:
- a CDS encoding nucleotidyltransferase domain-containing protein has product MDPSHVDHDRAMQDLRTYLGDFLAGHRPDGVFHVQTGGPGSVPALADLDSPELHLDLLPDPPTQEQRAALSRLGYQPRSERTWTHPGGWRLVISDHGSGWRAEQAALQGVLRHDPHAARTYRAAFTAAGRDHADHTLRPAALAHHARTVGLTPARQVARLLAPLDAPWMIAAGVALDLHLGYVARPHDDLDVILPREAQTRLPDLLRGWRLDASIHGTYRPYAAPLDPPHFQIHARHPDLSGVLMLDLMLSDLSGGTWHYRRDPRLTLPLSRARCVSPEGLPYLAPEAVLLFKAGAAGRPPRGKDEQDYQRVQPTLTADARAWLRGALTLTRPDHPWLHSLE; this is encoded by the coding sequence ATGGACCCCTCCCATGTAGACCACGACCGCGCCATGCAGGACCTCCGCACGTATCTGGGCGACTTCCTGGCCGGCCACCGCCCGGACGGCGTCTTCCACGTCCAGACCGGCGGTCCCGGCAGCGTCCCCGCGCTGGCCGACCTGGACAGCCCGGAACTGCACCTGGACCTGCTGCCCGACCCACCCACCCAGGAGCAGCGCGCCGCCCTGAGCCGCCTCGGCTACCAGCCGCGATCGGAGCGCACCTGGACGCACCCCGGCGGCTGGCGACTGGTCATCAGCGACCACGGCAGCGGCTGGCGCGCCGAACAGGCCGCGCTGCAAGGCGTGCTGCGCCACGACCCCCACGCCGCCCGCACCTACCGCGCCGCCTTCACCGCCGCCGGCCGCGACCACGCCGACCACACCCTGCGCCCCGCCGCCCTGGCCCACCACGCCCGCACCGTCGGCCTGACCCCCGCCCGGCAGGTCGCCCGCCTGCTGGCCCCGCTGGACGCCCCTTGGATGATCGCCGCCGGCGTCGCCCTCGACCTGCACCTGGGGTACGTTGCCCGGCCCCACGACGACCTCGACGTGATCCTGCCCCGCGAAGCCCAGACCCGGCTGCCCGACCTGCTGCGCGGCTGGCGACTCGACGCGTCCATCCACGGCACCTACCGGCCCTACGCGGCCCCCCTCGACCCGCCCCACTTCCAGATTCACGCCCGGCACCCCGACCTGAGCGGCGTGCTGATGCTCGACCTGATGCTCAGCGACCTGAGCGGCGGCACCTGGCACTACCGCCGCGACCCCCGCCTCACCCTGCCCCTGAGCCGCGCCCGCTGCGTCAGCCCCGAAGGCCTGCCGTACCTCGCGCCTGAAGCCGTCCTGCTGTTCAAGGCAGGCGCAGCCGGACGCCCCCCACGCGGCAAGGACGAACAGGACTACCAGCGCGTCCAGCCCACCCTGACCGCAGACGCCCGCGCGTGGCTGCGCGGCGCCCTGACCCTCACCCGACCGGACCACCCCTGGCTACACAGCCTGGAATGA